Part of the Salinimonas lutimaris genome, AGTTAACATTTTCACCAGTTTTAATGCCGGTATCCAGATCAGGTCATAGTGGGTGTTGTCAGCCCGCAGATGTAGTTGTTGTTCCGTGCAGCCCTTACCGGTGCTTTTTTGTAGCTTCATGGCCTGTAACAGCTCGTTGCTGATCAACTGATAATGCTGCGACCAGTTGTTATCTCGCCGGCCATGCAGCAATTCACCCGGTTGGTATTCAATGGCCCGCTGATGGGCATCAAAGTAGCGGGTCGGTTTAATCATTCCCGGCCGCGCTGATTGCCAGGCCTGAGTAATCTCAGTGGCTTCAAACTGGTGGGCCACATTGCCAGGTTTTCGCCATAGCTGCATATGACTGGTTCTGATTTGCTTGTTTACAATAACGCGGGTTTCATAGCGGGCGTTGAGCCAGGTATCCGGCTCAGCGCAGGACTGTGCCTGTACCGGGCCTGTTAGCATAGCCACGGCACAGGTAAAAAAGATAAATAATTTCATACAAAAGGGATATCCAAAACAAAAGACAATCGATACGGTACGGTCAGGGCTGCAATGGCGGGCAGTGCCGGTCATATCCGCCATACTGCCCGCCTTGCGTTACTCTACGGCGGAGTTGGTCTGGCCAACAAAGTCACCGGCAAAGTCCATTACGTGAAAAATCACACTTTGCTCATTGGTGCCGTTCACCAGAAACGCGCCCGGGCCTTTGGCATAAATACCCACATCTTCGCCTGAGTGGGTTTCTGAGCTAAGCGGTACCAGCGCTTCCTGATGGAAACCCGGCGTAGTGGTATCTACGTCTGTCAGATCCCTGCGTCCGGCTTCAGCCTCGGTAGCATAGCTGGCATCGGCGTCGGTTTCTGCTCCCAGGTTACGAAAGCCCAGGCCATTGGCATAGCCTACGGTGGTGTAGGGTAAGTCGTCAGCGGCTGTAGCGGGTTCGTCTGCCCCCACGTTGACTACTTTACCTAAAATAGGATTACCTCGTTTCGGATAGCCCGCTATGGTAAACACATGGCCATGGTCGGCGGTAACAATAATCAGGGTGTCGTCGTCACGGGTCATGGCATCAGCGGTGGCCACTGCATCTGCAAATGCAATAGTCTCGTGCAGGGCACCATAGGCATTACCGGCATGGTGCGCATGGTCAATGCGACCGGACTCAACCATTAAAAAGAAGCCCTCGTCGTTGTTATCCAGCACCTTGATGGCAGTTTCAGTCATTTGCGCAATACTGGGCTCGCCCGCTACATCGTTAGTGCGGTCGGCCTCATACTGCATGTGCGACTCATTAAACAGGGCAAAAACCTTGTCAGTGGTTTCTGTATTAAGCCCATTGAAGCCGGTTTCATCGGTCAGGTAGATACCGGTCGGGTAGGTTTGCTGCCATTCTGCGGTCAGGTCACGTCCATCGGTACGATCCCCTTCGGTTTCGCTCACCGCATCATTACTGTTAAAAGCGGCATCCTTAGGCAAAAAATGGCGGCGGCCCCCACCCATAACCACTTCTATTCCATCTACATCCAGTTCGCTGTAGCGCGCTTCCAGATTGGCTTCAAAGTTCACCAGCTGATCGGCGATGTCGGTACAGCCTGCCGCAACCGCTTCTTCGGGCATATCGGAAATATCTTCCCAGTTACGGTCTGCTGACTTAGCGTAAGTGGCACCCGGTGTGGCGTGTGTAATCCGGGCTGTGGACACAATTCCGGTAGATTTACCGGCCATTTCAGCCAGTTCAAGCGCGGTGACCAGTTCATTCCCGGCTACCGTTGCACAATTTCCACGTTCAATGTTTTCGTTGACGCCAATAACCCCGACATCGGTTTTCACACCGCTCATCATGGCGGTCATGGTACCGGCAGAGTCGGGTGTCTGCGCATCAACGTTGTACGTTTTAGATAACCCGGAAAAAGGAAAAGTATCAAAGCTCAGCTGGTTTTCCTCTCCCTGCTGGCCTTTCAGCTGTCCATCCAGAATACGGGCAGCGGTGACCGTTGAGATTCCCATACCATCGCCCACAAACAAAATAACATTCTTGGCTGTTCCCCGCAGCGCTTCCACCATCGCCTGCAGTTCAGCTTTAGATGATGCCTGTCCAACCGAGGTGATGGTAGCTGAGGACGTGCTGCCGCTGTTTGTGGCATTCATCCAGATTTGTTTATTGGCCTGTACCTCAGCCTGCGCATCCTGAAACCAGTCGTTATTCAGGCTACTCAGTAACAGGGCTTCGCTGAGACTGTTGTTGCCCGGCGCGCACACAAAGCTGGTGTGGCTAATTTCATCATCAGCCAGTTCACCGTCACCATTAGCATCCAGGCCAGAATCAATGCGTACGCCGCTATTCGGGCAATTGCCATCACCTGAGGGCAGTTCGGTTTGTACTGTCAGGCTGGTTTGTCCGTTAGTGCCGTCCACGCCATCATCACCGTCGGATGAACAGGCTGCAAGGCCACTGATGGCCAGCGCTATCAGGCTATATTTAAATAATTTCATTGGCTTGCTCCTCTTATTCATTTACCAGGCCAAGGGCCTGATCCATCAGGTGAAAAATCACATTTTGTTCGACGACTCCCTGTACCAGCTGACTGCCGGGACCGGTGGCGTGTAGTGCAATATCTTCACCCGAGTGGGTTTCGGAGCTCAGCGGAATCAATGCTTCCTGATGATAGCCCGGGGTCGTGGTATCAACGCCTGTCAAATCCATCCGGCCCGCTGCAATATCATAGTTATAGGACTCGTCAGAGTCGGTCTCATCGCCCAGATTCTGAAATCCTAAACCATTCATGTAGCCCACAGTGGTGTAGGGCATGCCGTCAGCAGCTGTGGCCGGCTCTTCCTCGCCCACGTTCACCACCTTACCCAGAATCGGATTTCCCCGCTTGGGATAACCGGCAATGGTAAATACATGACCGTGGTCGGCGGTCACCAGTATCAGGGTTTCTTCAGGGTTGGTATTCTCCACTGCGGCCATCACAGCCTGTTCAAAGGCCAGCGTGTCTGACAGCGCGCCGGCGGCATTGCCGGCATGATGGGCATGGTCAATGCGGCCAGACTCGACCATCAGGAAAAAGCCTTTTTTGTTGTTATCCAGAATATCAATGGCTTTGCTGGTCATCTGCGCAATACTGGGTTCGCCCGCCACATCATTGCCGCGATCTGCGTCATACTGCATGTGCGACTCGTTGAACAAGCCAAATGCACGGGTGGTGGCGGCCGGGTCGATGCCATCAAAACCCGCCTGGTCAGTGACATAAACCCCGTTGGTGTATTTTTGTTGCCACTCAGCGGTCAGGTCGCGCTCGTCTGTACGATCGCCTTCTGTTTCACTGACCGCATCATTGCTGTTAAACGCAGCATCTTTAGGTAAAAAGTGACGACGCCCGCCACCAAAAGCAACTTCAATACCGTCTACATCAATACCGTTGTATCGCGCTTCAAGGTAGTTCTCAAAGTTAACCAGCTGGTCGGCAATATCTTTACACCCTGCTGTCACGGCTTCTTCTGGCATGTCTGATACATCTTCCCAGTTACGGTCAGCAGATTTTGCATAGGTGGCTGCAGGCGTAGCGTGAGTGATTCGTGCGGTGGATACGATACCGGTAGACAATCCTTTTATTTCAGCCAGTTCCAGAGCAGTGACAACTTCATTTGTGGCAACGGTTGCACAATTGCCACGCTCAATATCTTCATCAACACCGATGACGCCTACATCGGTTTTCAGACCCGACATCATGGCTGTCATGGTACCGGCGGAATCCGGTGTCTGCGCATCCACGTTATAGGTTTTTACCAGCGCGGTATGGGGAAAGGTTTCAAATTGCAGGTAGCCTTCTTCACCAGGCTGGCCGTTTAGCTGGCCTTTCATAATGCGTGATGAGGTCAGGGTAGAAATACCCATGCCATCACCGACAAATAAAATAACGTTTTTAGCCTTGAAGCGGTTGTCTGTTGCCATTTTGGCTTCAAGCTTACTTTGTGCGTCAGTGAACCATGCGCTGTCTGCCTGATAGTCAGGTAACACGTCGGCATGAAGCCCTGAAGAAACCGCCATTGCGATAGCACTGGCCGTCACTTTCCAGTTAAATTTCATGGTGTATATTCCTAATTTGTATTATTTGCAGTTGGAACAGGGCTGGCTGGCATACAACGAAGACGTAGACTTCAGTACCGTGCGGGATGTTTTGTGCAGTCCCTTTGCACCAGACCGCAAACGAGAATAAAAAGCGGATGTGACGGTTAGGTGACTGAGAAATGAAGGATTTATGTCGGGGGGATGACAGCAGGTAATACGGGGGTATTACCTGAGCCGGCATTATCTGTCTGACTGGCTGAACTGGCGGGCTTCCAGGTCAATCTGGCTGGCACTGACCGTCAGCACTGAACCCTGATCGTACCAGTCGCCCAGCACAATGCGCTGTGCCTGCTCGCCATTGGCAGTCAGCTCATGAATAGCCGGACGATGTGTATGGCCATGAATCAGGCGTTGAACCTGATGTTTTTCCATCACCTTGACCACCTCATCAGGTGTGACGTCCATAATTTCCATTTGCATCGACTTTTGCTTTTCCTTGCTTTCTTTGCGTCCGTTTTCGGCGATTTTGCGCCGGAACGACAATGGCATGGCCAGCATAAGTCGAGGCCACCACCAACTGCGGGACTTCTTACGAAATTTCTGATAAGCCACATCGCGGGTACACAGCTCATCGCCATGAGTGATAAGTGTAGGCGTGCCGTACAGGTCAATCACGGTTTGTTCCGGCAGAATCTGCATACCGGCTTTGCCTGCCCATTTGTGACGAATCGCAAAGTCGCGGTTACCGTGAATAAAATAAACCGGTAGCTGCTCGCTGACCCGTTTAAAGGCATCGGCGATGGCCTCATTAAACGGCGTCACATTGTCATCACCAATCCACACCTCAAATAAATCCCCCAGTACATACAGGGCATCGGCCTGAGGCGCTTCTTCTTTTAAAAAACGAAACAGACAATTGGTTATATCGGGGCGGTCGGCGCTCAGGTGTAAATCGGCAATAAAATAAGTAAAGGACATAGGCAGTGTGCGCTAAGAATAAATACAAGGGCGTCGGGCGACGCCCTGTTCATCGGTCAGTCAGGCTTAGTTCAGCTCTGCTTTTTCGATAACAACCTGTTCTACCGGAACATCCTGATGGAAGCCGTGGCTGCCGGTTTGAACATTTTTGATTTTTTCAACCACGTCCATCCCTTCAACAACTTTACCAAATGCGCAGTAACCCCAGCCGTTCATAGACTCGCTGGTGAAGTTCAGAAAATCATTGTCTTTTACGTTAATGAAAAACTGCGCCGTTGCAGAGTGTGGGTCCTGAGTACGGGCCATCGCAATGGTGCCGGCTTCATTGGCCACACCGTTGTTTGCTTCGTTCTCAATGGTCTCTTTTGTCTCTTTTTGTTCCATATCAGGGGTAAAACCGCCGCCCTGAATCATAAAACCATCGATAACACGGTGAAAAATTGTGTTGTCGTAGAAACCGTCCTGCACGTAGTTGATGAAATTAGCGACAGTTTTTGGCGCTTTATCTTCGAACAGTTCCAGTTTGATGTCACCGAAGTTTGTTTTAAACGTTACCATGGTACTCGTTACCTTTATTAGTCAGTGTATAGACGTTAATAGTAGCGTATTTGCCCGGTGAGATAAATCTGCCCGTAACGGCTTTTATTCGAGGGGAGGGAAGCTGAGGGGATGTGGTTAGAAAGTAGCCTGAAAGGAGCAATGTTATGATAATTTTTAGTCTGTTGGTCTGTTTCAGATTGCTCTTGGCCGCACGCAGTCTATTTTCTCTCTTTTGCAAAAGCTTTCGAATTTCAGGCTGATATTTGGTCGGTTGTTCAAGCGTTTATAATATTCAGACGGTCAACCATAAAGTTTTTTTGCAAGGGGATAGACTTTCATAAATTTGAAAATATAATGCTCAGGCTTCATAGGAAAGTAGTGTAAAGGATTGAAAAATGAAAAAAGTACTATTCGCTGGTTTGTCCACGTTATGGCTGTCTGGCTGTGCCAGCATCATGACCTCAGAACAACAGACAATCAATGTAACCGCAAGTAACGGTAAAAAAGTAGAAGTTACCGTTGACGATAAAACCACTGTTACTCCAGGTACTGTAACAGTATTACGTGATGGAAAAGAAAAAATCGTCAATGTCTCCGACAGTGCATGCCAGGCAGCCCCCATTGAAAAAAATATTGCTCCGGCTTTCTGGGGTAATATCATTATTGGTGGCCTTTTAGGATCCACAACTGATTCGTCGACAGGTAAAATGTGGAACTATGCAGATAATGTTGAAATACAATGCTCTGAAGACTAAAAATGTCTAAGTTTCAAACGCTAAGCTGGCTATTGCCAGCTTTTTTATTGCTCTCGTTTAATTTGTGCGCGAAAACGCCGGTATTAGATACAAACGCTTTACTACAGCAAAACTTGTCTAGCCAACCCGAATGGCATCAACTTTTACACCTTAAAAATAAACGGCCTCAGATAACGTCAGACTCATTTTTGCTAAGTGCAAAAAGTTTTTCTCCAAGAGCCGAACTGTTAAAAACAATAGAGTTATACCATTCCAGTCCCGATGCAGCTCTTTGCCGTTACCCCGGAAGATTTTATTATTTATTTTCTAGGCAAGGAGAAAGCCTCGCTGCAAACGATTTTAAGCAGTGTCCGGATTTGCAGAAATACATCCGTTTTGTCCCATTTGATAATTTGACATTAGTGTTTGCTTCAGAAGTTGTTGACTCTGCATCCAGTATGATGGGGCATATTTTTCTTAAGGCGTCAGGCAAAAATGCTAAAAATACGGATGTTTCGCATTCAATTTCTTTCTTCACTGAAATTAATTCAATGAATCCTTTGTCTTTAATCTACGATGGAATTATTGGTGGTATGGATGGTTTTTTTATCGTTCGAGACTTTACATTTGATAAAAAAAGGTACTTAAACGAAGAAGGCCGAAACCTCTGGCAGTATGGATTAAATTTGACCGAATATGATAAGCAGTTAATTAAGCTTCATATCTGGGAGTTGAAAGATGTCGATATCACTTATCTATTTCAATCTTATAACTGTGCTGATCTAACACTTGAACTGTTAGCTCTTGCGTCACCGCAAGCTGTCAGGGACGAGCTTATCGTGACACCACTTGATGTTGTGAAAGTTTCAAAACAGTCAGGATTAATTAAAAATCAACAGGTATTACTCTCCCCAGAGTGGGAAAACCGGATGTTTCTGGGAGGCATGGATAAAACAGCTACCACGTCTTTGCAAAAATTCCTAAAAGATAAGGCTCCTCTTGATGTATCAGCTTTTAAAAAGCAAGAAGATATCCTTAAAGGGCAAGAGTATCTTAAATTTTTGCACCGTATTGGCAAGACTGACCAGAAATATATTAATACTTTTAATCACCTTACCTTCAGTTCTGATGTAAACAATAAGCTGCTGGATATTACAAACTATAAAAATCCTTTAAAAACCCCTGATGACTCAATGGTAGGAATAGGTTGGGTACACGAAAATGAGCAGCGCTCTCTGGATGTCAGTCTTGTACCTGCGTCACATTACTTACATGGTGATAATCGACAATATCACTCTGAATCGGAGCTTTTGATTGGAGAGGTTAACTTGCGGATTTCCTTTAAAACTGGCGCAATCAAGCTACAGAAGTTAACACTTTACTCTATGCTTTCGTTGTTATCTGATACCGAACTCGATTCGCACTGGTCTAAGCAAGTTTTTATGGGATACAAAAGAGAACTTTCTGAAAATGGCGAAGATACAGGTGTTTTTGAGACCTCTTTCGGTTTAGGCAAGTCGTTTGAAATACACGAGGACATTCTTGTCTACGCACTTCTGAATATCGGTGCTGGTCTGGGATCTGATAAATTTTATCCTACATTAACTCCACAGGTCGGGGCTGTTGTTAACTTAGTGCAAGACAGTAAGCTCACGTTTAAACATGAGCTTACTGCGGGTAGATACAACGACATGAGGTGGGGAGAGCGCTCCAGTTTGATCTTTTCCTGGTATGGCGCTTCCGATTTAAATTTATCGATAAAAGCAGAGTATCGTGAATATGGAAAAGAAAATGAACTGGCTACTATAGCTGGCGTTAGTTTTTTATTTTGACATGATTTTATTACGGATAATAATATATCAGGGTATAAAAAGGATTCAACAATGAGCCAGGGAACGGCTGGCATTATAGTTCTGATTGCGATAGCTGTGCTTTGTTCTTTATTTTTTCAGCACGTAATTAAACGTCATTATGTTGCTATTTTAGTATCTGGTTTAGTAGGCACCATGCTTTTTCAACTTGCTGCCTACTTGCATGCTGGCTATCTGGACTCATTTTTTCTAATATCAGTTTTTGTCTCTTTTCTGGTTATCTGCGGCATATCTTCACTGACTTTTTCCCTCAAAAAGAAAGTAACCAAGAAATAGCTTTTCTTACTGAAAAATAACAGCAGTAATCTTGATTTGCGCTGATGGAAAATTTGACGTTATACGCTCCCTGACTTTCGGTTTGACTGCTCGCTTCGCACATCACTACTAAACTAGCCCATAGCAAATATCAGGCAACAAAACCCACAAAGGGCTGGGACACAGGCCACTGACAGTGCTAAACTTTGCGCCCTTTATACTTACAGGAATCACGAAGAATGCTACACCTTTACAATACCCGTACCCGAGAAAAAGCGCGCTTTGAACCGCTCCAGAAAGGTAAGGTGGGCTTGTACGTGTGTGGTATCACCGTGTATGACCTAAGCCACATGGGCCACGCCCGTACTTACCTGTCGTTTGATGTACTGGTGCGCTATCTGCGCCATTTGCAATATGATGTGACGTACGTGCGTAATATTACCGATGTGGATGATAAAATCATTGCCCGCGCCAATGAAAACGGTGAAACCACAGAGCAGCTTACCGAGCGCACTATTGGCATGATGCATGAAGATTTTGCCGCCATTAACCTGCTTGAGCCGGATATTGAGCCGCGGGTAACCGGTCACATGCCGGAGATCATCGCTATTATCGAAACCCTGATGGAAAAAGGCTATGCCTATCAGGCCAGTAGCGGCGATGTGTTGTTTGATGTCAGCAAGTACGATGACTATGGCAAGCTAAGCAAGCAGAATCTGGAACAGCTGAATGCCGGTGCCCGGGTAGATGTGGCGCAGGGTAAAGATGATCCGCTTGATTTTGTATTATGGAAAACCGCAAAACCGGGAGAGCCGTCGTGGCAATCGCCGTGGGGTGAAGGGCGTCCGGGCTGGCATATTGAATGTTCGGCGATGAACCATCGTCATCTGGGCGCGCATTTTGATATTCACGGTGGTGGCTCTGACTTAACCTTTCCGCATCATGAAAACGAAGTGGCCCAGTCCTGCTGCGCGTATGACACGCCGTATGTGAATACCTGGATGCACACCGGCATGGTGCAGGTCGACAACGAGAAAATGTCCAAGTCGCAGGGTAACTTCTTTACCCTGCGTGATGTGTTAAAAGAACACGATGCAGAAAGCCTGCGCTTTTTCCTGATGTCGGCACACTACCGCAGTCAGCTCAGCTATTCGCTGGATAACCTCACTCAGGCAAAATCGGCGCTGGAGCGTCTTTACACTGCACTGCGCGGCGTCACACCGGATGCTGAGGTTGAATTAAGCCACGGGGGCTATCTGGCCCGCTTTGAGGCGGCGATGAACGATGATCTGAACGTACCAGAAGCTTTTTCGGTACTGTTTGAACTGGCCCGGGACTTAAATAAGCAGCAGGACGATGTTGAAGCCGGTAAACTGGCGGGTGTGTTAAAAGGTCTGGGAGCCATTCTGGGTATTCTGCAAACCGATCCGAATGCATTTTTGCAGGGTGACGACGATGATGCTGCTGAAATTGAAGCGCTTATTAAGCAGCGCAATGACGCCCGCGCAGCAAAAGACTGGGCCTCAGCCGATGCGGCCCGTGATGCCCTGACCGCGAAGGGCGTAGTGCTGGAAGACGGCCCGCAGGGAACCACCTGGCGCCGTCAGTAAGTCTTGAGCGATACAGGTACTAGCCCAGGCTCAGCCAGCGCCCCGTGCGCTGGCAGTATTCGCTATACTGTTGCCCGAATACCTGCTGTAACAGGCGCTCTTCGGGCACAATCTGAAAGCGCTGAATATACAGCACAAACACCGGCACCATCACCAGCGCGGTAACATCCCTGACACCGGCGATAATCACACCTGCCAGTAGTACCGCTAAGCCCAGATAAATCGGATTACGGCTAAACGCAAACAAGCCCCTGGTCAGCAGGGTAGAGGCCTGTTCAGACTTATGCGGATGAATGGTGGTCTGATGCTGTTTAAACTGCATCCCGGCAAACAGTATGATTAGCATGCCAATAATCATAAATACTGCACCGGGTACTACCACAAAAGCCGGTAATGGCGCATCACGCCACACGCGAATACCCAGCGCCGCCAATATACATAATAGCCACACCACCGGCGGATGCAGTCTCAGTTCCAGAAATTTCATAATAAACAACAGCCTGATTGTACAATAGTCAGCGAGTGTCGGTGTTTTGTGGGGTGGGAACCACATGTCCCCGGTTAGCCAGGGTGGTTTTCCAGCGCTGCTGACGCACGTGTCCTTTGACCAGTTCAAAACACTCATTAATAACCTGCAGCACTTCCTTGTCCAGATTATCGTTATCGGGTTTATAGCCATCCACACTGGCTTCAACAAACTGGTTTATACGCTTATCATCCACATCGTGCAACAGGTTTACCAGTGACGCGGTGACAATGTCGGTGATGGTTTGTTCCAGTGTGCTTTCGATAGTTTTGCCGATGACCGGCAGGTAGTGCAGATTACCCAGTTGGGGGTTATCTTTCACGGCTTTGCCCACGCTTTGTCTGACATGCTCGCGAATGACGCCGCCCTGCTCATCATCTGCCAGTTTGTCACCCATATGCTGCATCACACCAGCCATCCAGCGGGCCAGCACTGGCTGACGGGGAGACAATACCTGATGGGTTATTTTATCAATAAGCGGGGAGCCGTTGGCCACATCTTTTTGTATATCGCTGAGTACCTTTACAACAATACGGTCGCTGAGTTCTTCTACAAACACGTCGTAGTAAAAGGCGAAAAAACGGTATAT contains:
- a CDS encoding alkaline phosphatase; its protein translation is MKFNWKVTASAIAMAVSSGLHADVLPDYQADSAWFTDAQSKLEAKMATDNRFKAKNVILFVGDGMGISTLTSSRIMKGQLNGQPGEEGYLQFETFPHTALVKTYNVDAQTPDSAGTMTAMMSGLKTDVGVIGVDEDIERGNCATVATNEVVTALELAEIKGLSTGIVSTARITHATPAATYAKSADRNWEDVSDMPEEAVTAGCKDIADQLVNFENYLEARYNGIDVDGIEVAFGGGRRHFLPKDAAFNSNDAVSETEGDRTDERDLTAEWQQKYTNGVYVTDQAGFDGIDPAATTRAFGLFNESHMQYDADRGNDVAGEPSIAQMTSKAIDILDNNKKGFFLMVESGRIDHAHHAGNAAGALSDTLAFEQAVMAAVENTNPEETLILVTADHGHVFTIAGYPKRGNPILGKVVNVGEEEPATAADGMPYTTVGYMNGLGFQNLGDETDSDESYNYDIAAGRMDLTGVDTTTPGYHQEALIPLSSETHSGEDIALHATGPGSQLVQGVVEQNVIFHLMDQALGLVNE
- a CDS encoding alkaline phosphatase, with amino-acid sequence MKLFKYSLIALAISGLAACSSDGDDGVDGTNGQTSLTVQTELPSGDGNCPNSGVRIDSGLDANGDGELADDEISHTSFVCAPGNNSLSEALLLSSLNNDWFQDAQAEVQANKQIWMNATNSGSTSSATITSVGQASSKAELQAMVEALRGTAKNVILFVGDGMGISTVTAARILDGQLKGQQGEENQLSFDTFPFSGLSKTYNVDAQTPDSAGTMTAMMSGVKTDVGVIGVNENIERGNCATVAGNELVTALELAEMAGKSTGIVSTARITHATPGATYAKSADRNWEDISDMPEEAVAAGCTDIADQLVNFEANLEARYSELDVDGIEVVMGGGRRHFLPKDAAFNSNDAVSETEGDRTDGRDLTAEWQQTYPTGIYLTDETGFNGLNTETTDKVFALFNESHMQYEADRTNDVAGEPSIAQMTETAIKVLDNNDEGFFLMVESGRIDHAHHAGNAYGALHETIAFADAVATADAMTRDDDTLIIVTADHGHVFTIAGYPKRGNPILGKVVNVGADEPATAADDLPYTTVGYANGLGFRNLGAETDADASYATEAEAGRRDLTDVDTTTPGFHQEALVPLSSETHSGEDVGIYAKGPGAFLVNGTNEQSVIFHVMDFAGDFVGQTNSAVE
- a CDS encoding ion transporter; translation: MLRINRTRLRESHETPWLILDLVMLGLLLINLAWLVFDALYATTSMQYLLDRYWPSLLYAYAPVHKNFLLIDLGFIAIFFVEFCVRWAVSLARKEHLRWYFFPVLHWYDIVGLIPLGATRLFRFLRIFSILHRLHKQQIVDLNNTRIYRFFAFYYDVFVEELSDRIVVKVLSDIQKDVANGSPLIDKITHQVLSPRQPVLARWMAGVMQHMGDKLADDEQGGVIREHVRQSVGKAVKDNPQLGNLHYLPVIGKTIESTLEQTITDIVTASLVNLLHDVDDKRINQFVEASVDGYKPDNDNLDKEVLQVINECFELVKGHVRQQRWKTTLANRGHVVPTPQNTDTR
- a CDS encoding methyltransferase family protein — translated: MKFLELRLHPPVVWLLCILAALGIRVWRDAPLPAFVVVPGAVFMIIGMLIILFAGMQFKQHQTTIHPHKSEQASTLLTRGLFAFSRNPIYLGLAVLLAGVIIAGVRDVTALVMVPVFVLYIQRFQIVPEERLLQQVFGQQYSEYCQRTGRWLSLG
- a CDS encoding YajG family lipoprotein; this encodes MKKVLFAGLSTLWLSGCASIMTSEQQTINVTASNGKKVEVTVDDKTTVTPGTVTVLRDGKEKIVNVSDSACQAAPIEKNIAPAFWGNIIIGGLLGSTTDSSTGKMWNYADNVEIQCSED
- the cysS gene encoding cysteine--tRNA ligase, with amino-acid sequence MLHLYNTRTREKARFEPLQKGKVGLYVCGITVYDLSHMGHARTYLSFDVLVRYLRHLQYDVTYVRNITDVDDKIIARANENGETTEQLTERTIGMMHEDFAAINLLEPDIEPRVTGHMPEIIAIIETLMEKGYAYQASSGDVLFDVSKYDDYGKLSKQNLEQLNAGARVDVAQGKDDPLDFVLWKTAKPGEPSWQSPWGEGRPGWHIECSAMNHRHLGAHFDIHGGGSDLTFPHHENEVAQSCCAYDTPYVNTWMHTGMVQVDNEKMSKSQGNFFTLRDVLKEHDAESLRFFLMSAHYRSQLSYSLDNLTQAKSALERLYTALRGVTPDAEVELSHGGYLARFEAAMNDDLNVPEAFSVLFELARDLNKQQDDVEAGKLAGVLKGLGAILGILQTDPNAFLQGDDDDAAEIEALIKQRNDARAAKDWASADAARDALTAKGVVLEDGPQGTTWRRQ
- the lpxH gene encoding UDP-2,3-diacylglucosamine diphosphatase codes for the protein MSFTYFIADLHLSADRPDITNCLFRFLKEEAPQADALYVLGDLFEVWIGDDNVTPFNEAIADAFKRVSEQLPVYFIHGNRDFAIRHKWAGKAGMQILPEQTVIDLYGTPTLITHGDELCTRDVAYQKFRKKSRSWWWPRLMLAMPLSFRRKIAENGRKESKEKQKSMQMEIMDVTPDEVVKVMEKHQVQRLIHGHTHRPAIHELTANGEQAQRIVLGDWYDQGSVLTVSASQIDLEARQFSQSDR
- a CDS encoding Lnb N-terminal periplasmic domain-containing protein, which gives rise to MSKFQTLSWLLPAFLLLSFNLCAKTPVLDTNALLQQNLSSQPEWHQLLHLKNKRPQITSDSFLLSAKSFSPRAELLKTIELYHSSPDAALCRYPGRFYYLFSRQGESLAANDFKQCPDLQKYIRFVPFDNLTLVFASEVVDSASSMMGHIFLKASGKNAKNTDVSHSISFFTEINSMNPLSLIYDGIIGGMDGFFIVRDFTFDKKRYLNEEGRNLWQYGLNLTEYDKQLIKLHIWELKDVDITYLFQSYNCADLTLELLALASPQAVRDELIVTPLDVVKVSKQSGLIKNQQVLLSPEWENRMFLGGMDKTATTSLQKFLKDKAPLDVSAFKKQEDILKGQEYLKFLHRIGKTDQKYINTFNHLTFSSDVNNKLLDITNYKNPLKTPDDSMVGIGWVHENEQRSLDVSLVPASHYLHGDNRQYHSESELLIGEVNLRISFKTGAIKLQKLTLYSMLSLLSDTELDSHWSKQVFMGYKRELSENGEDTGVFETSFGLGKSFEIHEDILVYALLNIGAGLGSDKFYPTLTPQVGAVVNLVQDSKLTFKHELTAGRYNDMRWGERSSLIFSWYGASDLNLSIKAEYREYGKENELATIAGVSFLF
- a CDS encoding peptidylprolyl isomerase — translated: MVTFKTNFGDIKLELFEDKAPKTVANFINYVQDGFYDNTIFHRVIDGFMIQGGGFTPDMEQKETKETIENEANNGVANEAGTIAMARTQDPHSATAQFFINVKDNDFLNFTSESMNGWGYCAFGKVVEGMDVVEKIKNVQTGSHGFHQDVPVEQVVIEKAELN